Proteins encoded within one genomic window of Saccharopolyspora pogona:
- a CDS encoding winged helix-turn-helix domain-containing protein — MSSSSRQSGEWARDSKRVGVKRDFDALRERRMRAAEMFDRGERQAEVASELGVSAQAVSRWYRLWSDGGREALAGAGCAGRMRELSDEQLAEVEAELTKGPLANGFATGMWTLARVSEVIERVTGVRYSVTQTWTILRERLGWSRQRPARRAAERDEEAIEEWIKTEWPRIKTSRITALLLLPWVG; from the coding sequence GTGTCGAGTTCTTCGCGACAGTCGGGCGAGTGGGCCCGTGATAGCAAACGTGTTGGCGTCAAACGGGATTTCGATGCTTTGCGTGAGCGTCGGATGCGGGCGGCGGAGATGTTCGATCGGGGCGAGCGACAGGCTGAGGTGGCCTCTGAATTGGGGGTGTCGGCGCAGGCCGTGTCGCGGTGGTATCGGTTGTGGTCGGACGGTGGGCGCGAGGCGCTGGCGGGCGCCGGCTGTGCCGGGCGGATGCGCGAGCTCTCCGACGAGCAGTTGGCCGAGGTCGAGGCAGAGTTGACCAAAGGTCCACTCGCCAACGGATTTGCGACCGGGATGTGGACTCTTGCGAGGGTGAGTGAGGTGATCGAGCGAGTGACCGGCGTCCGGTATTCGGTGACGCAGACCTGGACGATCTTGCGCGAACGACTGGGCTGGAGCCGCCAGCGGCCGGCGCGGCGAGCTGCCGAACGCGATGAAGAGGCGATCGAGGAATGGATCAAAACCGAGTGGCCACGGATAAAAACAAGCAGAATTACGGCTCTTCTGCTTCTTCCGTGGGTGGGTTAG
- a CDS encoding IS630 family transposase, which translates to MIAGVRDARRLSPEAQEDLRRRVVAAVHGGMSQVEAARVFAVAPQSVSRWVQAWRKRGSKGLTGRRRGRKPGEQKALSARRQRKLRYAVAEHTPATFGLAGLVWTRKTVAELIRVRHGIVLNLRTVGNYLRSWGLSPQKPIRKAYEQDPESVRRWLEEDYLAIAARARREGALILWLDQTGIRSDATVARTWAPAGQTPVVGKTGKRFSVKAMCAIGNKGELYFTVYTGSFNGKVFLSFLDRLTRHLDRKVHLIVDGHPVHRRKTIQQWITKHAEAIAMHFLPGYSPELNPDEILNADLKRTVSTSTAPKTRAELKQAVRSFLHRLQKLPDRVRSYFGKPEVRYAA; encoded by the coding sequence ATGATCGCTGGTGTGCGGGACGCGCGGAGGTTGTCGCCTGAGGCGCAGGAGGATTTGCGGCGCAGGGTGGTCGCTGCTGTTCATGGTGGGATGAGTCAGGTCGAGGCGGCCCGGGTGTTCGCGGTGGCCCCGCAGTCGGTGTCCAGATGGGTGCAGGCGTGGCGGAAACGTGGCTCGAAGGGTCTCACCGGGCGTCGCCGGGGTCGCAAGCCCGGCGAGCAGAAAGCGTTGAGTGCCCGCCGGCAGCGCAAGCTGCGGTATGCGGTGGCCGAGCACACCCCGGCCACGTTCGGGCTGGCCGGCCTGGTGTGGACCCGCAAGACAGTGGCCGAGCTGATCCGGGTGCGCCACGGCATCGTGTTGAACCTGCGCACCGTCGGCAACTACCTGCGTTCCTGGGGATTGTCGCCGCAGAAACCGATCCGCAAGGCCTACGAACAGGACCCCGAGTCCGTACGCCGATGGCTGGAGGAGGACTACCTGGCCATCGCCGCCCGCGCCCGCCGCGAGGGCGCACTGATCCTGTGGCTGGACCAGACCGGGATCCGCTCCGACGCCACCGTAGCCCGCACCTGGGCACCGGCGGGCCAGACACCGGTGGTGGGCAAAACGGGCAAACGATTCAGCGTGAAAGCGATGTGCGCGATCGGGAACAAAGGCGAGCTGTACTTCACCGTCTACACCGGCTCGTTCAACGGCAAGGTGTTCCTGTCCTTCCTGGACCGGCTGACCCGCCATCTGGACCGCAAAGTCCACCTGATCGTTGACGGACACCCCGTCCACCGCCGCAAGACCATCCAGCAATGGATCACCAAGCACGCTGAGGCGATCGCGATGCACTTCCTGCCGGGATACAGCCCCGAACTCAACCCCGACGAGATACTCAATGCCGACCTCAAACGCACCGTTTCCACCAGCACAGCCCCCAAAACCCGCGCCGAGTTAAAACAAGCGGTCCGCTCCTTCCTCCACCGGCTCCAGAAGCTGCCCGACCGAGTTCGCTCCTACTTCGGCAAACCCGAAGTTCGCTACGCCGCCTAA